In a single window of the Pedococcus dokdonensis genome:
- a CDS encoding branched-chain amino acid ABC transporter permease, translating to MNAVRSFFSGVAARFRALPRWARYLLIVAAVVFIYFLPILNPPLITTTDSDFGAVLFLCALYALVAIGLNIVIGYAGLLDLGYIGFFAIGAFTVGVLGSAHGKVPLLLCIPIAMGVTLLSGIILGAPTLRVRGDYLAIVTLGFGEIVRLILVNADSLTGGSRGISNIPTPPSWALFEIPKIRWEGLTAYVDLDNTTTFLQFGVTDSVPYYWLALTLVFVVLFLDWRMQNSRVGRAWEATREDEDAAELMGVPTFRFKLLAFATGAAIGGLSGALFATKQQFINPDNFTILYSVLFVAMVVVGGQGNRWGVILAAFLLTWAPEKFRFLSDARFLLFGLALMALAIFRPQGLLPPRRSVRAKRADEEAPDSIDAEGVARA from the coding sequence ATGAACGCCGTCCGCAGCTTCTTCTCCGGTGTCGCCGCGCGGTTCCGCGCCCTGCCCCGCTGGGCGCGCTACCTGCTCATCGTGGCGGCGGTGGTGTTCATCTACTTCCTGCCGATCCTCAACCCGCCGCTCATCACGACGACCGACTCCGACTTCGGCGCCGTGCTCTTCCTCTGCGCGTTGTACGCCCTCGTGGCGATCGGGCTCAACATCGTCATCGGGTATGCCGGGTTGCTCGACCTCGGCTACATCGGGTTCTTCGCGATCGGCGCGTTCACCGTGGGTGTCCTCGGCTCGGCGCACGGCAAGGTGCCGCTGCTGCTGTGCATCCCGATCGCGATGGGCGTCACGCTGTTGTCGGGCATCATCCTCGGCGCACCGACCCTTCGGGTCCGCGGCGACTACCTCGCCATCGTGACCCTCGGGTTCGGTGAGATCGTCCGGCTGATCCTGGTCAACGCCGACAGCCTCACCGGTGGCTCGCGCGGCATCTCCAACATCCCCACTCCCCCGAGCTGGGCGTTGTTCGAGATCCCGAAGATCCGCTGGGAGGGACTCACGGCCTACGTCGACCTCGACAACACGACGACGTTCCTGCAGTTCGGGGTCACCGACTCGGTGCCCTACTACTGGCTGGCGCTGACCCTGGTTTTCGTCGTGCTCTTCCTCGACTGGCGGATGCAGAACTCCCGCGTCGGCCGGGCCTGGGAGGCCACCCGCGAGGACGAGGACGCCGCCGAGCTGATGGGTGTCCCGACCTTCCGGTTCAAGCTGCTGGCCTTCGCGACCGGCGCCGCCATCGGTGGCCTCTCGGGTGCGCTCTTCGCCACCAAGCAGCAGTTCATCAACCCGGACAACTTCACCATCCTCTACTCCGTGCTGTTCGTGGCCATGGTGGTCGTCGGTGGCCAGGGCAACCGGTGGGGCGTCATCCTCGCCGCGTTCCTGCTCACCTGGGCCCCCGAGAAGTTCCGCTTCCTCTCCGACGCGCGCTTCCTGCTCTTCGGGCTCGCCCTGATGGCGCTGGCGATCTTCCGGCCGCAGGGCCTGTTGCCGCCACGGCGGTCGGTCCGCGCCAAGCGGGCGGACGAGGAAGCCCCAGACAGCATCGACGCGGAAGGAGTGGCTCGTGCCTGA
- a CDS encoding ABC transporter ATP-binding protein, translating into MPDTTDTTGPDETRGARVDDDRVLAPDEEAVPDTSVDISVDEVSNAPKGKMLEVDDVTLRFGGVTALDGVSFHINTGEILGLIGPNGAGKTTCFNVMTGVYQPTSGAVRFMGEPLGKRKKFQITKLGIARTFQNIRLFHNMTALENVLVGADAHHSTGMGSALLRLPRHHAEESEGMDRAYELLKFMGLEKRADELARNLPYGDQRRLEIARALATNPKLLCLDEPAAGFNPAEKARLMELIQTIRDQGYTVLLIEHDMKLVMGVTDRIVVLEFGKKIAEGVPSEIQDNPAVIAAYLGVDEDAS; encoded by the coding sequence GTGCCTGACACCACTGACACGACCGGCCCCGACGAGACGCGCGGGGCGCGCGTCGACGACGACAGGGTGCTGGCCCCCGACGAGGAGGCCGTGCCCGACACCTCGGTCGACATCTCGGTCGACGAGGTGAGCAACGCGCCCAAGGGCAAGATGCTCGAGGTCGACGACGTGACGCTCCGCTTCGGTGGCGTCACCGCGCTCGACGGGGTGTCGTTCCACATCAACACCGGCGAGATCCTCGGACTGATCGGACCCAACGGGGCCGGCAAGACGACCTGCTTCAACGTGATGACCGGTGTCTACCAGCCCACCTCGGGTGCGGTGCGGTTCATGGGCGAGCCCCTGGGCAAGCGCAAGAAGTTCCAGATCACCAAGCTGGGCATCGCGCGCACGTTCCAGAACATCCGGCTGTTCCACAACATGACCGCTCTCGAGAACGTCCTCGTCGGGGCCGACGCCCACCACTCCACCGGTATGGGGTCGGCGCTGCTGCGCCTCCCCCGGCACCACGCCGAGGAGTCCGAAGGCATGGACCGGGCCTACGAGCTGCTCAAGTTCATGGGTCTGGAGAAGCGGGCCGACGAGCTGGCCCGCAACCTTCCCTACGGCGACCAGCGACGACTCGAGATCGCCCGCGCGCTGGCCACGAACCCCAAGCTGCTCTGCCTCGACGAGCCGGCTGCCGGGTTCAACCCCGCGGAGAAGGCCCGGCTGATGGAGCTGATCCAGACGATCCGCGACCAGGGCTACACCGTGCTGCTCATCGAGCACGACATGAAGCTGGTCATGGGTGTGACAGACCGGATCGTCGTCCTCGAGTTCGGCAAGAAGATCGCCGAGGGTGTGCCCTCCGAGATCCAGGACAACCCTGCGGTCATCGCCGCCTACCTGGGAGTTGATGAAGATGCTTCTTGA
- the uvrA gene encoding excinuclease ABC subunit UvrA has translation MEPVTSAVPTRRHQHDQLIVRGAREHNLRDVSVELPRDSMIVFTGLSGSGKSSLAFDTIFAEGQRRYVESLSAYARQFLGQMDKPDVDFIEGLSPAVSIDQKSTNRNPRSTVGTITEVYDYLRLLFARAGRPHCPVCGEPITRQSPQQIVDRLLELPERTRFQVLAPVVRARKGEYVDLFGELQSKGFSRARVDGEVVSLTEPPKLEKQIKHTIDVVVDRLVAKGDDAGAKRRLTDSVETALGLAGGVLVVEFVDKDAKDPERERRFSERMACPNDHALSMDEVEPRSFSFNSPFGACPKCTGLGTELEVDPELLVPDEDLTLAEGAIAPWASTSGSAEYFQRVMTALGEDLKFGMDTPWKALPARAREALLHGQNYKVHVRYKNRYGRERSYTTGFEGVVPFVKRRHSETDSDWSRERYEGFMREVPCPECGGARLKPESLAVHIGGRSISAICGLAIADCAKFLKEVDFTARERQIAERVIKEIDARLGFLLDVGLDYLSLDRPAGTLSGGEAQRIRLATQIGSGLVGVLYVLDEPSIGLHQRDNHRLIETLTRLRDLGNTLIVVEHDEDTIATADWVVDIGPGAGEHGGVVVHSGPVQGLLEHPDSVTGKYLSGRLEIPMPSVRRPQEKGREVTVVGAREHNLHGVDVSFPLGNLVAVTGVSGSGKSTLVNDILYNVLANKLNGARHVPGRHKTVTGLDHLDKVVHVDQSPIGRTPRSNPATYTGVFDSIRKLFATTTEAKIRGYQPGRFSFNVKGGRCDACSGDGTIKIEMNFLPDVYVPCEVCHGARYNRETLEVHFKGKTIADVLDMPIEEAADFFAAVPAISRHMKTLNEVGLGYVRLGQPAPTLSGGEAQRVKLASELQKRSTGRTVYVLDEPTTGLHFEDIRKLLLVLQGLVDKGNSVIVIEHNLDVIKNADWIIDMGPEGGNGGGRVLAEGTPEQVAAVEDSYTGQFLAPILARSARTPQRATGTKRTAAAVAVTKKTATKKATATTVPAKKATAKKATAKQATAKQATAKQATAKKTTATKTTAAKSTARKATATTVPAKQATAKQATVKKATVN, from the coding sequence ATGGAGCCCGTGACTTCAGCCGTACCCACCCGCCGCCACCAGCACGACCAGCTGATCGTCCGGGGCGCCCGTGAGCACAACCTCCGGGACGTCTCGGTCGAGCTGCCCCGCGACTCGATGATCGTCTTCACGGGTCTGTCGGGCTCGGGCAAGTCGTCGTTGGCGTTCGACACGATCTTCGCCGAGGGGCAGCGTCGCTACGTCGAGTCGCTGTCCGCCTACGCCAGGCAGTTCCTCGGCCAGATGGACAAGCCCGACGTCGACTTCATCGAGGGCCTGTCGCCGGCGGTGTCGATCGACCAGAAGTCGACCAACCGCAACCCACGCTCCACCGTCGGCACCATCACCGAGGTCTACGACTACCTGCGCCTGCTCTTCGCCCGGGCCGGCCGGCCGCACTGCCCCGTCTGCGGAGAGCCGATCACCCGGCAGAGCCCGCAGCAGATCGTCGACCGCCTGCTCGAGCTGCCGGAGCGCACCCGGTTCCAGGTGCTCGCCCCGGTCGTGCGCGCCCGCAAGGGGGAGTACGTCGACCTGTTCGGCGAGCTCCAGAGCAAGGGATTCTCCCGGGCCCGGGTCGACGGTGAGGTCGTCTCGCTGACCGAGCCGCCCAAGCTCGAGAAGCAGATCAAGCACACCATCGACGTCGTCGTCGACCGACTGGTCGCCAAGGGCGACGACGCGGGTGCCAAGCGCCGGCTGACCGACTCGGTCGAGACCGCGCTGGGGCTGGCGGGCGGGGTCCTGGTCGTCGAGTTCGTCGACAAGGACGCCAAGGACCCCGAGCGCGAGCGCCGGTTCTCCGAGCGGATGGCCTGCCCCAACGACCACGCCCTGTCGATGGACGAGGTCGAGCCGCGGTCCTTCTCGTTCAACAGTCCGTTCGGAGCCTGCCCCAAGTGCACCGGTCTCGGCACCGAGCTCGAGGTCGACCCCGAGCTGCTGGTCCCCGACGAGGACCTCACATTGGCCGAGGGCGCCATCGCACCCTGGGCCTCGACGAGCGGCTCGGCCGAGTACTTCCAGCGGGTCATGACGGCGCTCGGCGAGGACCTCAAGTTCGGCATGGACACCCCGTGGAAGGCGCTGCCCGCCCGGGCCAGGGAGGCGCTGCTGCACGGTCAGAACTACAAGGTGCACGTCCGCTACAAGAACCGCTACGGGCGCGAGCGCTCCTACACGACCGGCTTCGAGGGCGTCGTCCCCTTCGTCAAGCGCCGGCACTCCGAGACCGACTCCGACTGGAGCCGGGAGCGCTACGAGGGCTTCATGCGCGAGGTGCCGTGTCCCGAGTGCGGCGGCGCGCGGCTCAAGCCCGAGTCACTGGCGGTGCACATCGGTGGCCGCAGCATCTCGGCCATCTGTGGGCTGGCGATCGCCGACTGCGCGAAGTTCCTCAAGGAGGTCGACTTCACCGCGCGGGAGCGCCAGATCGCCGAGCGGGTGATCAAGGAGATCGACGCGCGGCTCGGGTTCCTGCTCGACGTCGGGCTCGACTACCTCTCGCTCGACCGGCCGGCCGGCACCCTCTCCGGTGGTGAGGCGCAGCGGATCCGGCTGGCCACCCAGATCGGGTCGGGTCTCGTCGGTGTCCTCTACGTGCTCGACGAACCGAGCATCGGCCTCCACCAGCGCGACAACCACCGGCTGATCGAGACGCTGACCCGGCTGCGCGACCTGGGCAACACCCTCATCGTCGTCGAGCACGACGAGGACACCATCGCCACCGCCGACTGGGTGGTCGACATCGGCCCGGGCGCGGGCGAGCACGGCGGTGTGGTCGTGCACTCCGGCCCCGTGCAGGGCCTGCTGGAGCACCCGGACTCGGTCACCGGCAAGTACCTCTCCGGGCGGCTCGAGATCCCGATGCCCTCGGTCCGCCGACCGCAGGAGAAGGGACGCGAGGTCACCGTGGTGGGGGCCCGCGAGCACAACCTGCACGGCGTCGACGTGTCGTTCCCGCTGGGCAACCTCGTCGCCGTCACCGGCGTCTCGGGGTCGGGCAAGTCCACCTTGGTCAACGACATCCTCTACAACGTGCTCGCCAACAAGCTCAACGGCGCGCGACACGTCCCCGGCCGGCACAAGACCGTGACCGGGCTCGACCACCTCGACAAGGTGGTGCACGTCGACCAGAGCCCCATCGGGCGCACACCGCGCTCCAACCCGGCGACCTACACCGGGGTCTTCGACTCGATCCGCAAGCTGTTCGCGACGACCACCGAGGCCAAGATCCGGGGCTACCAGCCCGGTCGGTTCTCGTTCAACGTCAAGGGCGGCCGCTGCGACGCGTGCTCCGGCGACGGCACGATCAAGATCGAGATGAACTTCCTGCCCGACGTCTACGTGCCCTGCGAGGTCTGCCACGGGGCGAGGTACAACCGCGAGACCCTCGAGGTGCACTTCAAGGGCAAGACGATCGCCGATGTGCTCGACATGCCGATCGAGGAGGCGGCCGACTTCTTCGCGGCGGTGCCGGCCATCTCCCGGCACATGAAGACGCTCAACGAGGTCGGGCTCGGGTACGTCCGGCTCGGCCAGCCGGCGCCCACGCTGTCCGGTGGTGAGGCGCAGCGCGTCAAGCTCGCCTCCGAGCTCCAGAAGCGGTCGACCGGTCGCACCGTCTACGTCCTCGACGAGCCCACCACCGGGCTGCACTTCGAGGACATCCGCAAGCTGCTCCTGGTGCTCCAGGGCCTGGTCGACAAGGGCAACTCGGTCATCGTCATCGAGCACAACCTCGACGTGATCAAGAACGCCGACTGGATCATCGACATGGGCCCCGAGGGTGGCAACGGCGGCGGCCGGGTGCTCGCCGAGGGCACCCCCGAGCAGGTGGCGGCGGTCGAGGACAGCTACACCGGGCAGTTCCTCGCGCCGATCCTCGCGCGTAGTGCCCGCACCCCGCAGCGAGCGACCGGCACGAAGCGCACTGCGGCCGCGGTCGCCGTCACCAAGAAGACGGCGACGAAGAAGGCCACCGCGACCACGGTGCCGGCCAAGAAGGCGACCGCGAAGAAGGCGACCGCCAAGCAGGCGACCGCCAAGCAGGCGACCGCCAAGCAGGCGACCGCCAAGAAGACGACGGCCACCAAGACCACCGCCGCCAAGAGCACCGCGAGAAAGGCCACCGCGACCACGGTGCCGGCCAAGCAGGCGACCGCCAAGCAGGCGACCGTGAAGAAGGCGACCGTGAACTAG
- a CDS encoding glycoside hydrolase family 15 protein: protein MVTHAPTPIEEYALLGDTETAALVSRAGSIDWLCLPRFDSTACFAALLGTPEHGRWLLGPLAPAKSTRRYVENSFVLETIHETDTGAVKVLDLMPLGDGRADIVRSVEGLHGSVTMRHEWVVRFDYGKVRPWVSHGTGHRLDGDVITAVAGPDMLVLRGSRLPHPRDGVHEDEFEVTAGQTHTFSTTWFPSYEQVPPPLDIDSRVAETIRVSNEWAQRCTYEGPYRELVVRSLLTLRGMTHSRFGGIVAAPTTSLPEDFGGERNWDYRYCWLRDASLTLEALVASGYVDEARLWRNWLLRAVAGDPEDLQIMYAINGSRRLPERTLDHLPGYAGSTPVRIGNGAVDQRQSDVLGEVMIALDEARAKGLEVSTQSWAMQRALVQNLAQHWQEPDNGLWEIRGEPQHFTHSRVMVWAAFDRAVRGIEKWGLDGPLEQWRELRDQVRDEVLAKGFDADRNTFTQHYDTTEVDASLLLIPLVGFLPPDDPRVLGTLTAVEQDLMREGFLLRYRTETGVDGLSGDEHPFLACSWWLVSAYAVCGQVDKARELMDRLVALFNDVGLISEEYDPHEQRMVGNFPQAFSHLTFIGAAHALAEAEAKGAAHAGGQLP from the coding sequence ATGGTCACCCACGCGCCCACCCCGATCGAGGAGTACGCCCTGCTGGGCGACACCGAGACGGCCGCCCTCGTGAGCCGCGCCGGGTCGATCGACTGGCTGTGCCTGCCGCGGTTCGACTCGACGGCGTGCTTCGCCGCTCTGCTCGGCACGCCGGAGCACGGCCGCTGGCTCCTGGGCCCGCTCGCGCCGGCGAAGAGCACGCGACGCTACGTGGAGAACTCGTTCGTCCTCGAGACCATCCACGAGACCGACACCGGAGCGGTGAAGGTGCTCGACCTCATGCCGCTGGGCGACGGGCGCGCCGACATCGTCCGCAGCGTCGAGGGCCTGCACGGCTCGGTGACGATGCGGCACGAGTGGGTGGTCCGGTTCGACTACGGCAAGGTGCGCCCGTGGGTGTCGCACGGCACCGGCCACCGGCTCGACGGCGACGTCATCACGGCGGTCGCCGGTCCCGACATGCTCGTGCTCCGCGGCAGCCGGCTCCCCCACCCCCGCGACGGCGTCCACGAGGACGAGTTCGAGGTCACCGCCGGCCAGACACACACCTTCTCGACGACGTGGTTCCCCTCCTACGAGCAGGTGCCGCCGCCGCTCGACATCGACTCGCGGGTCGCCGAGACGATCCGGGTCTCGAACGAGTGGGCGCAGCGCTGCACCTACGAGGGTCCCTACCGCGAGCTCGTGGTGCGGTCCCTGCTCACCCTGCGGGGCATGACGCACTCGCGGTTCGGCGGGATCGTGGCGGCGCCGACCACCAGCCTGCCCGAGGACTTCGGCGGCGAACGCAACTGGGACTACCGCTACTGCTGGCTGCGCGACGCCTCCCTCACCCTGGAGGCGCTGGTGGCGTCGGGTTACGTCGACGAGGCGCGGCTGTGGCGCAACTGGCTGCTGCGGGCGGTGGCCGGTGACCCCGAGGACCTCCAGATCATGTACGCGATCAACGGGTCGCGCCGTCTCCCCGAGCGCACCCTCGACCACCTGCCCGGCTACGCGGGGTCGACCCCCGTCCGGATCGGCAACGGCGCCGTCGACCAGCGCCAGTCGGACGTCCTGGGTGAGGTGATGATCGCGCTGGACGAGGCCCGCGCCAAGGGCCTCGAGGTCTCCACCCAGTCGTGGGCCATGCAGCGGGCGCTGGTCCAGAACCTGGCCCAGCACTGGCAGGAGCCCGACAACGGCCTCTGGGAGATCCGCGGGGAGCCGCAGCACTTCACGCACTCCCGCGTGATGGTCTGGGCGGCCTTCGACCGGGCCGTGCGAGGGATCGAGAAGTGGGGCCTGGACGGCCCGCTGGAGCAGTGGCGCGAGCTGCGCGACCAGGTCCGCGACGAGGTCCTCGCCAAGGGGTTCGACGCCGACCGCAACACCTTCACCCAGCACTACGACACGACCGAGGTCGACGCGTCCCTGCTGCTGATCCCGCTGGTCGGCTTCCTGCCGCCCGACGACCCACGGGTCCTCGGCACGCTCACCGCGGTCGAGCAGGACCTCATGCGCGAGGGCTTCCTGCTGCGCTACCGCACCGAGACCGGCGTGGACGGCCTCTCGGGTGACGAGCACCCCTTCCTGGCCTGCTCGTGGTGGCTGGTGAGCGCGTATGCGGTGTGCGGCCAGGTCGACAAGGCGCGTGAGCTGATGGACCGGCTGGTGGCGCTGTTCAACGACGTGGGCCTGATCTCGGAGGAGTACGACCCGCACGAGCAGCGGATGGTCGGCAACTTCCCGCAGGCGTTCTCGCACCTGACCTTCATCGGTGCCGCGCACGCCCTGGCCGAGGCCGAGGCCAAGGGCGCGGCCCATGCCGGAGGGCAGCTCCCGTGA
- a CDS encoding ABC transporter ATP-binding protein: MLLEVEDLCVNYGRIEAIRNVSFTVEEGEVVTLIGANGAGKTTTMKTVSGLRPVRAGTIRFKGEDITAVPPHERPVLGIAQSPEGRGCFVGMTVTENLDMGAYARTDRKTPKVKEDRDRVFGLFPRLAERRTQIAGTMSGGEQQMLAIGRALMASPTLLLLDEPSMGLAPKLIQQIFDIITEINKQGTTVLLVEQNAAQALKRAHRAYILETGEVVREGTGEELANDPAVKAAYLGGDV; this comes from the coding sequence ATGCTTCTTGAGGTCGAGGACCTCTGCGTCAACTACGGCCGGATCGAGGCGATCCGCAACGTCTCGTTCACCGTCGAGGAGGGTGAGGTGGTCACCTTGATCGGCGCCAACGGCGCCGGCAAGACGACGACCATGAAGACCGTGTCCGGGCTGCGCCCGGTCCGGGCCGGCACCATCCGGTTCAAGGGCGAGGACATCACGGCGGTCCCGCCGCACGAGCGCCCGGTGCTGGGCATCGCCCAGTCCCCCGAGGGTCGCGGCTGCTTCGTCGGCATGACCGTCACGGAGAACCTCGACATGGGGGCCTATGCGCGCACGGACCGCAAGACCCCGAAGGTCAAGGAGGACCGCGACCGGGTCTTCGGGCTGTTCCCGCGGCTCGCGGAGCGGCGCACCCAGATCGCCGGCACGATGTCCGGCGGTGAGCAGCAGATGCTGGCCATCGGGCGGGCCCTGATGGCCAGCCCGACCCTGCTGCTGCTCGACGAGCCGTCGATGGGGCTGGCGCCCAAGCTGATCCAGCAGATCTTCGACATCATCACCGAGATCAACAAGCAGGGCACCACCGTGCTGCTGGTCGAGCAGAACGCTGCCCAGGCGCTCAAGCGGGCCCACCGCGCGTACATCCTGGAGACCGGTGAGGTCGTCCGGGAGGGCACCGGCGAGGAGCTGGCCAACGACCCGGCGGTCAAGGCCGCCTACCTCGGCGGCGACGTCTAG
- a CDS encoding maleylpyruvate isomerase family mycothiol-dependent enzyme — MTTPPSPQPSPSPQPPESTLAADLDAVRRHTTLLVEHAGALRDVRAPSLCDGWSRAHVLAHVARNAEAIQRLAQWAVDGTARPMYPGGTAGRDAAIEEGAAQAGPASPDDPRPGGLLVDDLAATADALDPHLAALAGPLAVDRVEMRGGLLVPPLALPRLRLREVVFHHVDLDDGFTFAHVEPQMLRAFVDDAATRLGAFDDQPGLRLVSDEGDEWVVGDGALTVQGDRAGLLLWLARRDPRGVTAERALPDLPRGS, encoded by the coding sequence GTGACGACCCCTCCCTCGCCGCAGCCCTCTCCCTCGCCGCAGCCCCCGGAATCGACCCTGGCGGCGGACCTCGACGCCGTACGGCGGCACACCACCCTGCTCGTCGAGCACGCGGGGGCGCTCCGGGACGTCCGCGCCCCCTCCTTGTGCGACGGCTGGAGCCGGGCCCACGTGCTGGCCCACGTCGCCCGCAACGCCGAGGCGATCCAGCGACTCGCCCAGTGGGCGGTCGACGGCACCGCTCGACCGATGTACCCCGGCGGGACAGCGGGCCGCGACGCCGCCATCGAGGAGGGAGCCGCCCAGGCCGGACCCGCGTCCCCCGACGACCCCCGACCGGGCGGGCTGCTCGTGGACGACCTGGCGGCCACGGCGGACGCCCTCGACCCGCACCTCGCCGCGTTGGCGGGCCCCCTGGCCGTCGACCGGGTCGAGATGCGGGGCGGCCTGCTGGTGCCTCCGCTGGCCCTCCCCCGGCTGCGCCTGCGCGAAGTCGTCTTCCACCACGTCGACCTCGACGACGGCTTCACCTTCGCCCACGTCGAGCCGCAGATGCTGCGCGCCTTCGTGGACGACGCGGCGACGCGGCTGGGCGCCTTCGACGACCAGCCGGGACTCCGACTGGTCAGCGACGAGGGCGACGAGTGGGTGGTCGGCGACGGCGCCCTGACCGTCCAGGGAGACCGGGCCGGGCTGCTGCTCTGGCTCGCCCGGCGCGACCCGCGCGGCGTCACCGCCGAGCGGGCCCTGCCGGACCTTCCCCGCGGTTCCTAG